The following proteins come from a genomic window of Terribacillus aidingensis:
- the rlmD gene encoding 23S rRNA (uracil(1939)-C(5))-methyltransferase RlmD gives MNKATRVILDPEIMETEIGQLDNKGSGQAVVWVDKGQDKLRKVKLTVPKTLPGEKVQATVAWPHAKRSKATLEEVLEAHPERVTAPCPHFDLCGGCAWQHWQYEGQLKHKTTHVKDALLEQGFDPELVKDTIGMENPWHYRNKMDFAFSPDGSMGLHEQGNFRKIIPLETCLIMEEDMKAVAMEVASWVKDHALSGYNKDTHEGLLRHLMVRQSFVTEEIMVALFATQTPDAGLAQAAEQLKERIEQKYPKVKSLLWLVNTDWADSIQAEDMHLLAGRDFIYDEIGGYRYRLWFDTFFQVNPVQAQKLIDLALEMAQPKKTETMLELFCGVGTFSLPFASKVEKLAGIEIVESSIESAKRNAADNGISNTYFLADNARFGMDQVLEKFGTPDLLLLDPPRSGAGGKVMRKIGRSKPKRIVYVSCNPETFAVDIKELNEFGYILKEVQPVDLFPHTVHVECVAVLTLD, from the coding sequence ATGAATAAAGCAACGAGAGTAATCCTCGATCCAGAAATCATGGAAACAGAAATAGGCCAATTAGATAATAAAGGGTCTGGCCAGGCAGTTGTATGGGTGGATAAGGGACAGGACAAGCTGCGGAAAGTGAAACTGACTGTCCCGAAGACATTACCAGGTGAAAAAGTGCAGGCCACAGTCGCTTGGCCTCATGCGAAAAGATCCAAAGCGACTTTGGAGGAAGTTTTGGAGGCCCATCCAGAACGCGTTACTGCACCATGTCCACATTTCGATCTATGTGGCGGATGCGCTTGGCAGCATTGGCAGTATGAAGGGCAGTTAAAACATAAAACAACACATGTTAAGGATGCTCTATTAGAACAGGGGTTTGATCCGGAACTTGTAAAAGACACGATTGGAATGGAGAACCCTTGGCATTATCGTAATAAGATGGATTTTGCCTTTTCTCCGGATGGTTCAATGGGCTTGCATGAACAAGGGAATTTCCGTAAAATCATCCCGCTCGAGACATGTTTGATCATGGAAGAAGATATGAAGGCAGTTGCAATGGAAGTTGCCAGCTGGGTAAAGGACCATGCATTAAGTGGGTATAACAAAGATACGCACGAGGGCCTGCTTCGGCATTTGATGGTAAGGCAGTCCTTTGTGACAGAGGAAATCATGGTTGCACTATTTGCGACACAAACACCGGACGCAGGATTGGCTCAGGCCGCTGAGCAGCTCAAGGAACGGATTGAACAAAAATACCCGAAGGTAAAAAGTCTATTGTGGCTGGTGAATACAGACTGGGCCGATAGCATCCAAGCAGAGGACATGCATCTACTGGCCGGGCGTGATTTTATCTACGATGAAATCGGAGGCTATCGCTATCGTCTTTGGTTTGATACCTTCTTCCAGGTTAATCCGGTACAGGCGCAGAAGCTGATCGATCTTGCCCTTGAAATGGCACAGCCGAAAAAAACAGAAACAATGCTGGAGCTGTTTTGCGGGGTAGGAACCTTTTCACTTCCTTTTGCCAGCAAAGTAGAAAAACTTGCCGGCATCGAAATTGTAGAAAGTTCCATCGAATCAGCAAAACGCAATGCAGCAGACAACGGCATTTCCAACACCTATTTCTTAGCCGATAATGCCAGATTTGGAATGGATCAAGTCTTAGAGAAATTTGGCACGCCGGACTTACTGCTGCTGGATCCTCCGCGATCTGGTGCCGGCGGGAAAGTAATGAGAAAAATCGGCCGATCCAAACCTAAGCGGATCGTTTATGTATCCTGTAATCCAGAAACATTCGCAGTCGATATTAAGGAACTGAATGAATTCGGATATATTTTGAAGGAAGTTCAGCCGGTAGATTTATTTCCGCATACAGTGCACGTGGAATGTGTTGCTGTATTAACTTTAGATTGA
- a CDS encoding glutathionylspermidine synthase family protein: protein MNQFKQKRENFYHSIPDFWADMYGEEYSLYDIRPITEKDADSKRLFAYRCGKILFKTAELLAQEDIDDESLLRLGFPQETIHFIRLQTMKNKTIIGRFDSVEVDGEEKLLEFNSDTPTFIKELFHVNGLVCNEFGYNDPNQEEEKRLQAILRDAIIGEARKLNTTIPNIVFTSHSDNIEDRNTVLYLKELADLPSRYTPLDKLTIRKNDGLYDDLDNKIDVLYRQTFPVESLIEDEDPDSGERIGILLLELVEKNKLRIINPPSAFLLQNKSVMAIVWALHEENNPFFTAEEHEWIDKYFLPTYLDPAPFLESGSSFVKKPAFGREGDTVEIYGNNGEKVVEDKNKSYTSYLPIYQKYVDLPKVTVNTVKGEKELHLMTGTFLLNGKPSAIGFRVGNQITDNLSYFLPCGLRN, encoded by the coding sequence GTGAACCAGTTCAAACAAAAACGAGAAAACTTCTATCACTCCATACCTGATTTTTGGGCTGATATGTATGGGGAAGAATATAGTTTGTATGATATACGGCCCATCACCGAAAAAGATGCAGATTCTAAAAGACTTTTTGCATACCGATGCGGGAAGATTCTTTTCAAGACTGCCGAGCTACTAGCACAAGAAGATATCGATGATGAAAGCTTGCTTCGCCTCGGCTTTCCACAGGAAACAATACATTTTATCCGCTTGCAAACGATGAAAAACAAAACCATCATCGGACGATTTGATTCCGTAGAAGTTGATGGAGAGGAAAAGCTATTGGAATTCAATAGTGACACACCTACATTTATCAAGGAACTTTTCCATGTCAATGGGTTGGTATGTAATGAATTCGGATATAATGATCCGAATCAGGAAGAGGAGAAAAGACTTCAAGCTATATTAAGAGATGCGATCATCGGGGAAGCACGCAAACTGAATACGACTATACCGAATATTGTATTCACCTCTCATAGCGACAATATAGAAGACAGGAATACAGTGCTTTATTTAAAAGAACTGGCAGACCTCCCATCAAGATATACACCGTTAGACAAATTGACTATTCGCAAAAACGACGGCCTATATGATGATCTTGATAATAAGATCGATGTTCTCTACCGCCAAACCTTTCCTGTAGAAAGCCTTATCGAGGACGAAGATCCCGATAGCGGCGAAAGAATCGGTATTTTACTGCTGGAGCTTGTAGAGAAAAATAAACTGCGGATCATTAATCCCCCAAGTGCATTTCTGCTCCAAAACAAATCCGTCATGGCAATCGTCTGGGCACTGCATGAAGAAAATAATCCGTTCTTCACAGCTGAAGAACATGAATGGATTGATAAGTACTTTCTTCCGACCTATCTGGATCCAGCTCCATTCCTGGAGTCAGGTTCCAGCTTCGTAAAGAAGCCTGCGTTTGGGAGAGAAGGCGATACAGTCGAGATATACGGTAACAATGGAGAGAAAGTGGTGGAGGACAAGAACAAAAGCTACACAAGCTACCTTCCTATCTATCAAAAGTATGTAGATTTACCAAAAGTCACCGTTAACACTGTGAAAGGTGAAAAAGAACTGCATCTTATGACAGGTACTTTCCTGTTGAATGGCAAGCCAAGTGCCATTGGGTTTCGGGTAGGAAATCAGATTACGGATAACTTGTCTTATTTTTTGCCGTGTGGATTGCGCAATTGA
- a CDS encoding RNA helicase, protein MNKLTYYIDRGLRTYEPFLEYTAPSIEKDEMLARQLCTYHILQGRQYELLANEMNGKEEELTLKDLGENQRQPDERTYDPAHGIPIEFRKVLYPGSVGNAANTYLNTIKVDRHWDVLRYLTKDAVEVPSFGKMSVTSTEIDEDRSCYVLYVK, encoded by the coding sequence ATGAATAAACTAACGTACTATATTGATCGAGGATTACGTACTTATGAGCCGTTCTTGGAATATACAGCTCCTTCCATAGAAAAAGATGAAATGCTGGCCAGGCAATTATGCACCTATCATATTTTGCAAGGGAGACAATATGAATTATTGGCCAATGAAATGAATGGCAAGGAAGAAGAACTTACCTTAAAGGACCTTGGTGAGAACCAGAGACAGCCAGATGAGAGAACCTATGATCCGGCTCATGGCATTCCGATAGAATTCAGAAAAGTGCTCTACCCTGGCAGTGTAGGGAATGCAGCGAATACGTATTTGAATACAATCAAAGTAGACAGGCATTGGGACGTGCTGCGTTATTTGACGAAGGACGCTGTGGAAGTGCCGTCCTTTGGGAAGATGAGTGTAACTTCTACTGAGATTGATGAAGATAGGTCCTGTTATGTGCTATATGTGAAATGA
- a CDS encoding DUF350 domain-containing protein: MELFLSFLSYLGAAIVLLAIGTALFEISTKAKEFKLITQGNQTAALVLGGKVVGLALVLGSSIAHSISMMDMVIWGAVGIVSQIVLYYIAELATVRFSINKAVEDDNKAIGILLFLLSLSLGWIIAQCLTY, translated from the coding sequence ATGGAATTATTTTTAAGCTTTTTATCTTATTTAGGGGCTGCAATTGTACTGTTAGCCATCGGTACGGCCCTTTTTGAAATCTCGACAAAAGCAAAGGAATTCAAGCTAATCACTCAAGGAAACCAAACAGCTGCTTTGGTTCTTGGCGGAAAAGTGGTTGGTCTTGCATTGGTTCTAGGCTCATCCATCGCACATTCCATCAGTATGATGGATATGGTCATCTGGGGTGCAGTAGGGATTGTCAGTCAAATTGTTCTCTATTATATTGCAGAGCTTGCTACTGTTCGTTTCAGCATCAACAAGGCAGTCGAGGATGACAATAAAGCAATCGGAATCCTGTTGTTCCTGCTATCACTCTCACTCGGCTGGATTATTGCACAATGTCTTACCTATTAA
- a CDS encoding aminotransferase yhxA — MSKSTKWITGISAVALIAGMTGCSNTTKASSPPKDTDCKEWEQEGDAWECEDSSSSHYNHYFYNGAFYNSKSNLNSAIKKSTSSTKASKGFGSGSKSFGG; from the coding sequence TTGAGTAAATCAACGAAATGGATCACTGGTATCTCTGCTGTCGCCCTCATTGCAGGAATGACAGGATGCTCCAATACGACAAAAGCCAGTTCTCCTCCTAAAGACACAGACTGTAAGGAGTGGGAACAGGAAGGCGATGCGTGGGAATGCGAGGACTCCAGCTCCTCCCACTACAATCATTACTTCTATAATGGAGCGTTTTATAACAGTAAGAGCAATCTGAACAGCGCCATCAAGAAGAGCACTTCGAGCACGAAGGCAAGCAAAGGCTTCGGCAGCGGATCCAAATCATTTGGAGGATAA
- a CDS encoding SDR family oxidoreductase produces MSHENVEECTTKLKKLNDQVIVITGASSGIGLVTARMAAAKGAKVVLAARNDAALNELTEELLRAGHEAVYVRADVGVEDDVNKIAEMAIKSFGRFDTWVNNAGVTIYGNAMDVSYQDMKRLFATNFWGVVYGSRTAVQHYLERGVPGALINIGSVFGDNGTLIQSVYASSKFAIHGWTDSLRMEMEREGAPASITLIHPGRIDTPYTEHARSYLAHQPVHKGMMYPPEAVAEAILYAASHPKRDIYVGSQAKMLQFLGANFPRLTDKLWERISPRTQYDKTRKAKSPEESNLYHAGYGMHERGTNLGWKRKRSMIVKEVKHPVLTRVIVAGISVWAVLKVKRNN; encoded by the coding sequence TTGAGCCATGAAAACGTTGAAGAATGTACTACAAAACTTAAAAAATTAAACGATCAAGTCATTGTTATAACCGGGGCATCCAGCGGTATCGGGCTGGTAACTGCCAGAATGGCAGCAGCTAAAGGCGCGAAAGTAGTCCTTGCTGCAAGAAACGATGCAGCGCTAAATGAGTTAACGGAAGAATTGCTGCGTGCTGGTCACGAGGCTGTATATGTACGAGCAGACGTTGGTGTGGAAGACGATGTGAACAAGATTGCTGAGATGGCTATAAAATCTTTTGGCCGATTCGACACATGGGTTAACAATGCGGGTGTGACCATATACGGCAACGCGATGGATGTTAGCTATCAGGATATGAAGCGACTTTTTGCGACCAATTTTTGGGGTGTTGTGTATGGATCGAGGACAGCGGTACAGCATTACCTGGAGCGGGGAGTTCCAGGGGCATTAATCAATATCGGCAGTGTTTTCGGTGATAACGGTACATTGATTCAGTCTGTTTATGCGTCTTCGAAATTCGCCATCCACGGGTGGACTGACAGCCTGCGAATGGAGATGGAAAGAGAAGGGGCACCAGCTTCCATTACACTTATTCATCCGGGTAGAATTGATACACCGTACACCGAGCATGCCAGAAGTTATCTCGCACATCAGCCAGTCCATAAAGGCATGATGTATCCTCCAGAAGCGGTAGCAGAAGCAATCCTATATGCAGCGTCGCATCCGAAAAGGGATATCTATGTAGGCTCCCAGGCAAAGATGCTGCAATTTTTAGGAGCGAATTTTCCTAGGCTGACAGATAAATTATGGGAACGTATTTCTCCTCGTACGCAGTATGATAAGACAAGGAAGGCGAAATCTCCTGAGGAAAGTAATCTGTATCATGCTGGTTACGGAATGCACGAACGTGGCACAAATCTCGGATGGAAGCGAAAACGAAGCATGATCGTTAAAGAGGTGAAGCACCCGGTATTGACTCGAGTTATTGTGGCTGGGATAAGTGTCTGGGCAGTGCTTAAAGTGAAACGAAATAATTAA
- the sstT gene encoding serine/threonine transporter SstT yields the protein MRNALKLWNRLSLVQQIIIGLIIGIILALTIPDAAQPVTILGTLFVGALKAIAPVLVLFLVTAAIAQHKKGKQTNMKSIIVLYLVGTFAAAVIAVVASFIFPVSLSLADSPEEVAAPGGIAEVLQTLLLNIVDNPVNAIVNANYIGILAWAILFGLALRNASEATKSVISNLSDAVSKVVTWVIKLAPLGIMGLIFQSISENGLGSLLSYGKLLAILLGCMFFVALVVNPLIVYLLSRQNPYPLVLTCLKESGITAFFTRSSAANIPVNMKLSEKLGLDKDTYSVSIPLGATINMAGAAVTISVLTLAAVHTLNIQVDILTAIILSVLAAISACGASGVAGGSLLLLPLTCSLFGIPADVAMQVVGVGFIIGVVQDSAETALNSSTDVVFTAAAEYRKERKEKKKLKINQTA from the coding sequence ATGAGAAATGCTTTGAAACTGTGGAATCGGTTAAGCTTAGTGCAGCAAATTATTATTGGTCTTATTATTGGTATCATACTGGCTCTTACGATTCCGGATGCTGCACAGCCTGTCACAATATTGGGTACGTTGTTCGTTGGAGCTTTAAAGGCAATTGCGCCAGTACTTGTACTGTTCTTAGTAACTGCAGCCATTGCACAGCATAAAAAAGGCAAGCAGACAAATATGAAGTCGATCATTGTGCTTTACCTTGTTGGTACATTTGCTGCTGCTGTTATTGCTGTAGTAGCCAGCTTCATTTTCCCTGTTAGTTTGTCTCTTGCTGACAGCCCGGAAGAAGTTGCAGCACCAGGCGGTATTGCGGAAGTATTGCAGACATTGTTGCTAAATATTGTCGATAATCCCGTCAATGCAATCGTAAATGCAAACTATATCGGAATCCTGGCATGGGCAATTTTGTTTGGATTGGCATTGCGTAATGCATCGGAAGCGACTAAGTCTGTTATATCTAACCTGTCAGATGCTGTTTCAAAAGTGGTGACATGGGTGATCAAGCTTGCGCCTTTAGGTATCATGGGGCTGATTTTCCAATCCATTTCAGAAAATGGTCTGGGATCGTTGTTGAGCTACGGTAAGCTATTGGCTATCCTGCTTGGCTGTATGTTCTTTGTAGCCCTTGTGGTAAATCCGCTTATTGTTTACCTGCTTAGCAGGCAAAATCCTTACCCGCTAGTCCTTACATGCTTGAAGGAAAGTGGAATCACAGCTTTCTTCACAAGAAGTTCAGCTGCTAATATCCCGGTGAATATGAAGCTTAGCGAAAAACTAGGCCTTGATAAAGATACGTATTCTGTCTCCATACCGCTAGGCGCAACAATCAATATGGCGGGTGCAGCAGTCACAATTTCTGTTTTGACTCTAGCTGCAGTTCATACGCTTAATATCCAAGTCGACATCTTGACTGCTATTATCCTTAGTGTTCTTGCAGCTATCAGTGCCTGTGGTGCTTCCGGCGTTGCTGGCGGATCATTGCTATTGCTTCCGCTAACATGCAGTCTGTTCGGGATCCCTGCTGATGTAGCAATGCAAGTGGTAGGTGTAGGATTTATCATCGGTGTTGTACAGGATTCTGCTGAGACAGCGCTTAATTCCTCCACAGATGTCGTCTTTACAGCTGCAGCTGAATATAGGAAGGAACGTAAAGAAAAGAAGAAATTAAAGATTAATCAAACAGCTTAA
- a CDS encoding GNAT family N-acetyltransferase, translating to MLIREIRVEDAENLISLIKEVEKTSEFMLMEAGERKTTPKQQQKQLERIKQQSNSTIFVAEEEGKLVGYLIAMGGSVKRTQHSAYLVIGVLLEYRGKGIGAKLFDNVTKWAPKHNITRLELTAVTENNAGVALYKRSGFDIEGTKRNSLVIDGRAFNEYYMAKLME from the coding sequence TTGTTAATTAGAGAGATAAGGGTTGAAGACGCAGAGAACTTGATAAGTCTAATAAAGGAGGTTGAGAAAACCTCCGAGTTTATGCTTATGGAAGCTGGAGAAAGAAAAACCACTCCCAAACAACAACAAAAGCAACTAGAACGGATTAAACAACAAAGTAATTCAACAATATTTGTGGCTGAAGAAGAAGGCAAGTTAGTTGGATATTTAATTGCTATGGGCGGAAGCGTAAAAAGAACACAACATTCTGCTTATCTTGTTATAGGTGTACTACTAGAATATAGAGGAAAAGGGATAGGAGCAAAATTATTTGATAACGTGACTAAGTGGGCTCCAAAGCATAATATAACACGATTAGAGCTAACTGCAGTTACCGAAAACAATGCTGGAGTGGCACTATACAAGAGAAGTGGATTCGATATAGAAGGAACGAAAAGAAACTCACTAGTTATAGACGGTAGGGCTTTTAATGAGTATTATATGGCAAAACTTATGGAATAA
- a CDS encoding LysR family transcriptional regulator, which yields MEWEQLEYFQTLAREQHVTRAAQILSITQPALSRSISRLEGQIGTPLFDRQGRTIKLNKYGELLLRRVDLILKEFQEGKDEIQSLLDPDKGEISLGFLHTLGTTIVPNIIAAFKKEYPHVRFHLKQNHSNWLLENLQSGNLDLCLLASFPMESKMAWTTLWQEELFLFFPKNHPLANRESITLEEIADEPFILMEEGYALRVTIDSIFEQVGLVPKIMFEGEEVTTIAGFVGAGMGISILPDVKSLDRTKIAKVRINSPKCERTIGIASMEGKFLSPIAEKFKQYIVEHFHRENL from the coding sequence ATGGAATGGGAACAACTCGAATACTTCCAAACACTAGCACGTGAACAGCATGTTACAAGAGCCGCGCAGATTCTATCCATCACACAGCCTGCTCTCTCCCGCTCGATTTCTCGACTGGAAGGTCAAATTGGCACCCCGCTATTTGACCGTCAAGGCAGAACAATTAAATTGAATAAGTACGGAGAACTACTATTAAGACGAGTCGATCTCATCTTAAAGGAATTCCAGGAAGGAAAAGATGAAATCCAGTCTTTGCTTGACCCGGATAAAGGAGAAATTTCACTTGGATTTCTGCACACACTCGGAACAACAATCGTCCCTAATATAATTGCAGCATTCAAAAAGGAATATCCGCACGTACGTTTTCATTTGAAGCAAAACCATTCGAATTGGCTGCTGGAGAACTTGCAATCCGGCAACCTGGATCTCTGCCTGCTCGCATCATTCCCTATGGAATCCAAAATGGCATGGACTACGTTATGGCAGGAGGAACTATTCTTGTTCTTCCCAAAAAATCATCCATTGGCCAATCGAGAATCCATCACTTTAGAAGAAATTGCAGACGAGCCCTTTATTCTAATGGAAGAAGGCTACGCATTACGCGTAACAATTGATTCTATCTTCGAACAGGTTGGTCTTGTTCCTAAAATTATGTTTGAAGGCGAAGAGGTAACGACGATTGCCGGTTTCGTCGGAGCAGGGATGGGCATTTCCATCCTTCCTGATGTTAAAAGTTTGGATCGAACGAAAATCGCTAAGGTTCGTATAAACTCCCCAAAGTGTGAACGAACAATCGGTATCGCTAGTATGGAAGGGAAGTTTTTATCTCCTATTGCGGAGAAGTTTAAGCAATATATTGTGGAGCATTTTCATCGAGAAAATTTATGA
- the fumC gene encoding class II fumarate hydratase → MDYRIEKDTFGEVKVPADKFWGAQTQRSKENFKIGSERMPERVVKAFAILKRSTAIANQRLGNLDKEKADAIVTVCDDILTGKYDDNFPLVVWQTGSGTQSNMNMNEVVANLATALLKEKGSDAVVHPNDDVNRSQSSNDTFPTAMHVAGVLAVYEQLLPAVEQLRNTLNKKAETFQSIVKIGRTHLQDATPLTLGQEISGWVHMLDRSKEMITEATEKLRALAIGGTAVGTGINAHPQFGDTVAEEITNLTEQKFISSPNKFHALTSHDEMTYAHGALKALAADLMKIANDVRWLASGPRCGIGEIIIPANEPGSSIMPGKVNPTQCEALTMVAAQVMGNDATIGFAASQGNFELNVFKPVIIYNFLQSVQLLSDSMVSFHDNCAVGIEPDEQTIQDNLTNSLMLVTALNPHIGYENAAKIAKLAHKEGLTLKEAAVQLELLTEEQFDEMVKPEEMVKPNI, encoded by the coding sequence ATGGATTATAGAATCGAAAAAGATACTTTTGGGGAAGTAAAGGTACCAGCGGATAAATTCTGGGGTGCACAAACACAGCGAAGTAAAGAGAATTTTAAAATAGGATCAGAAAGAATGCCAGAGCGTGTAGTGAAAGCTTTCGCTATATTAAAGCGCAGTACGGCGATTGCAAATCAGCGCCTAGGAAATCTGGACAAAGAAAAAGCGGACGCTATTGTAACGGTCTGTGATGACATTCTTACAGGTAAGTACGATGACAATTTCCCGCTTGTGGTGTGGCAGACTGGAAGCGGCACGCAATCTAATATGAACATGAATGAAGTGGTTGCAAACCTTGCTACTGCTTTGCTGAAGGAAAAAGGTTCGGATGCAGTGGTACATCCGAATGATGATGTGAACCGCAGTCAGAGCTCGAATGATACATTCCCGACAGCAATGCACGTTGCAGGCGTGCTGGCTGTTTATGAACAGCTGCTCCCGGCAGTGGAACAGCTGCGCAACACGCTGAATAAAAAGGCGGAAACATTCCAAAGTATCGTGAAAATCGGCCGTACACATCTGCAGGATGCTACACCGTTAACGCTTGGCCAGGAGATCAGTGGCTGGGTGCATATGCTGGATCGATCAAAAGAAATGATTACAGAAGCTACTGAAAAATTGCGTGCCTTGGCAATCGGGGGTACAGCAGTTGGAACAGGCATCAATGCTCATCCACAGTTTGGTGACACTGTAGCGGAAGAAATCACTAACCTTACAGAACAAAAATTCATTAGTTCACCGAACAAATTCCATGCGCTAACAAGCCATGATGAGATGACATATGCCCATGGAGCATTGAAGGCACTAGCTGCCGATTTGATGAAAATCGCCAATGATGTACGCTGGCTGGCGAGCGGTCCTCGCTGTGGCATCGGCGAAATTATCATTCCTGCAAATGAGCCAGGCAGCTCTATCATGCCTGGGAAAGTCAACCCAACTCAATGTGAAGCATTGACGATGGTAGCAGCCCAAGTTATGGGAAATGACGCAACAATCGGATTTGCAGCAAGTCAGGGTAATTTCGAACTGAATGTATTTAAACCAGTGATTATTTATAACTTCCTGCAGTCTGTTCAGCTATTAAGCGACAGCATGGTATCCTTCCATGATAACTGTGCAGTAGGCATTGAGCCGGATGAACAAACAATTCAGGATAATCTAACGAACTCCTTGATGCTAGTAACTGCATTAAATCCACATATCGGTTACGAAAACGCAGCGAAAATAGCTAAGCTTGCACATAAAGAAGGACTAACACTGAAAGAGGCTGCTGTTCAGCTTGAACTGCTCACAGAAGAGCAGTTTGATGAGATGGTGAAGCCTGAGGAAATGGTTAAACCGAATATCTAA
- a CDS encoding GntR family transcriptional regulator: MLKYQQIANEIQQDIEKNDLPQGTKLPVLETLMSQYKTSKSTVIKALSLLERKGFIYQVRGSGIFVRRRNRKGYISFSNQGFSDELSGFDITAKVLELDIRKPSSEVAFNLKIDPEDDVYYVKRIRYINGQTLCLEESYYNKAIVTYLNNEIATGSIFDYISNGLGAKIGFSDMYVHIQKLNEDEAQHLGLLAGDPKLFVETIFYLNNGLPFDFSRISYNYEQSQFFFQSTGYSL, translated from the coding sequence ATGCTTAAATATCAGCAAATCGCCAATGAAATACAACAGGATATCGAGAAGAATGATCTACCTCAGGGCACCAAGCTCCCTGTACTAGAAACCTTGATGTCCCAATATAAAACCAGTAAAAGCACCGTCATCAAAGCACTCAGCCTGCTTGAACGAAAAGGATTCATCTATCAAGTGCGCGGCAGCGGCATTTTCGTTCGGCGCCGCAATCGTAAAGGCTACATCAGCTTCTCTAATCAAGGCTTCAGTGACGAGCTGAGCGGATTCGACATTACAGCAAAAGTGCTGGAGCTCGATATCCGGAAACCATCATCAGAAGTAGCCTTCAACCTAAAAATAGACCCGGAAGACGATGTCTATTACGTCAAACGGATACGTTATATCAACGGACAAACACTTTGTCTCGAAGAATCCTACTACAATAAAGCAATTGTCACCTATCTGAATAACGAAATTGCAACCGGGTCTATCTTTGACTACATCAGCAATGGCTTAGGTGCTAAAATCGGTTTTTCCGATATGTACGTACATATCCAGAAGCTGAATGAAGATGAAGCACAGCATCTTGGACTTCTTGCCGGTGATCCAAAACTTTTCGTGGAGACAATTTTTTATTTGAACAATGGTCTTCCTTTTGACTTCTCCCGAATTTCGTATAATTACGAGCAGTCTCAGTTCTTCTTCCAGTCGACGGGGTATTCTTTGTAA